The following is a genomic window from Crossiella equi.
TCGTGCTCCAGCCCGATCAGGTCGGTCAGCCGCACCACCGGGTCGAGGTGGTTGGTCCGGCACGGGTTGCGCCAGATCTCGATGGTCTGGCCCTCGGTGTCGATCTGCCGCGCCGCGCTGAAGGACAGGACCGCGAACGGGTCGCGCTCGATGGCCTCCAGCAGCAGGCGCAGGCGGTCCGGGTGCGAGGCGTCGTCGCTGGCCGCCCACAGGAAGTACGGGCTGTGCACCTCGCGCACGAGCATGTTGTGGTTGGCGGTGACGCCCACGTTCTCCGCGCGGCGGGTGTAGTGCACGCGCTCGTCCCGGGCGGCCAGGTCGCGGCAGATGTCCTCGGTGCCGTCGTCGGAGCAGTTGTCCGCGATGTGCAGCTCGAAGTCCACGCCGCGCTGGGCCAGCAGCGAGTCCAGGGCGCCCTGGAGGTAGGGCTTGCCGTTGCGCACCGGGAAGCCCACGGCGATGGGGGCCGGGGCCTTGCGCAGCAGGGCGGCCGAGCGGCTGGGCCCGGTGGCCGGTGCCGGTTCGGCCGGGAGGTCACGTTCGCCCGCGTCGGCGGCGCCGGGTGCGGGCCAGGCGAGCGTGGCCTGCTCGGCGGCCGCGAGCCGGGCGATCGCGGGCTCGGTGTTCGCGCTGTTCGCGGGCACGGTGTTCGCAGGCGCGGCGGGTGCCTGCGACGTCACCGGGCGCGCGGGCGCCGGGATGGAGATGGTGGCGTCGGGGTCGGTGGAACGATCGGTCGGAGCGCTCATGGCGGCGTCTTCTCCCTTGACGGCCTCGTCGTTGAGGGCGGGCGGGTGCGGCTCGGGTTCGGCGATGACCCACTGCCGGACCCCCGGGTAGGTGGCACGGACCTCGGCCAGCAGGTCGGGCAGGAACAGCAGCACCTCATCCGGTGCCGCGGCGAGCAGCTGCTCCGGCGCGATCACGGGCACTCCGCTGCCCGGCATCCGCCGTCCCTGCTTGCCCGGTGAGGCGTCGGCCACCGCGGGCAGCAGTTCGGGCCGCACCCCGGCGGCGCACAGCAGCGCCACCGCCCGGGAGGCGGCCCCGTAGCCGAGCACCCGGCGCCCGGCGGCGGCGCGCTCGGCGAGGTAGCCGTGCAGCGCGCGGGAACTCGCGCTGACCTGGCGCTGCAACGACCCGAGCACCGCCGGGTCGGTCACGCCCAGACAGGTCTCCCCGGCCAGCAGCGCGGACAGCGCGGGCTCCGGCCGGGTCAGGCCCTTGACCGCGGCCAGCAGCACGGTGCCGCCGTACAGGTCGAACAGCCACGCCGAGCGCGGGCTCAGCCCGGCGGTGGCGAGCATGCGCGCCAGCACCGGCGTGCTGTAGTAGGCGAAGTGCCCGTGCCGCAACGCGTTCCACTGCCCGCAGCGCAGGATGGTGGCCAGCGAGTGGAACTGCACGAGCAGCACCCCGCCCTCCTCCAGGCGCGCCACGCGTTCGGCGACCGCGGCGGCCTGGTCGGCGTGGTGCATCAGGCCGAAGCAGTCCAGCACCACCTGCGCGCGCTGGCCCGGGCCGACCGGGTGCAGGCCGCGTTCGGCCAGCCGCGGCAGCCAGGAGCCGCCGTGCGGGCTGCCGTACTCGGCCACGGTCGCCCCCTCGGGCAGCAGCCCGGCGGCGGCCACCCGGTGCACGGCGTCCTCGGCCTGCGCGACCAGAGCGGCGGGCTCGGTCGCGAGGGGTTCCTCGGGCACGGTCGGGTCTTCCAGGAGCTGCGCCAGCCCGCAGTCCGCGCACACCCACAGCCGCAGCGGGTACACCGGGTCGGTGCCCCGGTCGGCGGCGGGCGGGAAATGGTCGCACGCGGGCTGGCTGCCGAGGTCCAGCACCACCTGGCCGCGCTCGCCGCGGCAGAACCGGCAGCCACCCGTCTGGTCAGTGCCCACGGCCGCCCCGCTCGGGCAGGATGGCCGCGTGGAGATCCGACGGGCCAGTCTGGCTGGCGTC
Proteins encoded in this region:
- a CDS encoding glycosyltransferase yields the protein MGTDQTGGCRFCRGERGQVVLDLGSQPACDHFPPAADRGTDPVYPLRLWVCADCGLAQLLEDPTVPEEPLATEPAALVAQAEDAVHRVAAAGLLPEGATVAEYGSPHGGSWLPRLAERGLHPVGPGQRAQVVLDCFGLMHHADQAAAVAERVARLEEGGVLLVQFHSLATILRCGQWNALRHGHFAYYSTPVLARMLATAGLSPRSAWLFDLYGGTVLLAAVKGLTRPEPALSALLAGETCLGVTDPAVLGSLQRQVSASSRALHGYLAERAAAGRRVLGYGAASRAVALLCAAGVRPELLPAVADASPGKQGRRMPGSGVPVIAPEQLLAAAPDEVLLFLPDLLAEVRATYPGVRQWVIAEPEPHPPALNDEAVKGEDAAMSAPTDRSTDPDATISIPAPARPVTSQAPAAPANTVPANSANTEPAIARLAAAEQATLAWPAPGAADAGERDLPAEPAPATGPSRSAALLRKAPAPIAVGFPVRNGKPYLQGALDSLLAQRGVDFELHIADNCSDDGTEDICRDLAARDERVHYTRRAENVGVTANHNMLVREVHSPYFLWAASDDASHPDRLRLLLEAIERDPFAVLSFSAARQIDTEGQTIEIWRNPCRTNHLDPVVRLTDLIGLEHENYHCYGLMKRDVLLRTLLLPPVKNNDRILVAELALHGPFAEVEQDLLFHRLHERRLTQSVSQRDWYKQQRTDGRRLVLPNVEEAGWYLKAVRNSPLRGAELAKALWALKPWFRANAVPMARNVARAAVDGARMITGDR